The window TCCTCGCGGTACGCGAGGTTGTAGTGGTTCTGCATCGTCGCGAACCGTTCGAGGTCGAGCGCGTCGCTCGTGTGCAGCGCGTCGGCGAACTGGTGCGTCCACATCGAGGACGCGCCGACGTACCGCGCGTCCCCGCGGCGGACGGCGTCGTCGAGCGCGCGCAGCGTCTGCTCGATGGGCGTGTCGTAGTCCCAGCGGTGAATCTGGTAGAGGTCGACGGTATCCATGCCCAGTCGGTCGAGGGAGTTCGAGAGCTCCTGCTCGACGGCTTTCCGGCTGAGACCGCCCGCGTTCGGATTGTCGTCGTCCATCTGGAAGAATGCCTTCGTCGCGACGACCTGCGAATCCCGATCATACTCGGAGAGTACGTCCCCAAGCACGCGCTCGGACTCGCCGTTCGAGTACATGTTCGCGGTGTCGAAGAAGTTGATGCCGAGGTCGATTGCGCGCTCGATGATCTCCCGGGATTCCTCCTCGTCGAGCACCCACTCGCGCCACTCCGGGGTGCCGAAGCTCATGCAACCGAGGCAGATGCGGCTGACGTCCATGCCCGTGTCGCCGAGGGTCGTGTACTCCATACGCGAGTGTCTCGCGCCGCCGTCAAGAAGCCTTCCGCGTCCCGGCAAGCGCGTCCGTCGCGCGTGGACTTTTGGGGGCGAGCGTCGAGAGGCAGGTATGGAGTTCGAGTACCCCTGGGCGTTCGAGTCGCGGCGGTCGGCCGTGCACGCGCGAAACGGGATGGTGGCGACCAGTCATCCCGTCGCCGCGCAGGCCGGCCTGTCCGTGCTTCAGGACGGCGGGAACGCGGCGGACGCGGCGGTCGCGACCGCGGCCGTGTTGAACGTCGTGGAACCGAACATGACGGGTGTCGGCGGGGACGCGTTCGCGCTCACGCAGTTCGGCGACGAGTACCAGGCGCTGAACGCGAGCGGCCCCGCGCCCGCCGCCGCGGACGTCGAGACGTACCGCGAGCGCACCGACGCCACCGACGAGAGCGGCGACCCGGCGATGCCCGAGGACGGCGGCCTCCCCGTCACGGTTCCCGGCGCGCTCGCGGGCTGGGACGCGCTCGCGGAGCGCTACGGCACCCGCAGCCTCGCCGCGCTCCTCGGACCCGCAGTCGAGTACGCTCGCGAGGGCGTGCCCGTGAGCGAGTTCGTCGCCCGCCAGTTCGCGCAGGCCGCCCCCCGAATCCGGGCGTACGACGAGACCGCGGACACCTTCCTCGACGAAGAGGGAGAGCCGTACGAGGCCGGCGACACCCTCCGAAACCCCGCGTTCGCTGACACCCTCGAACGAATCCAGGACGAGGGAATCGACGCGCTCTACGGCGGCCCTATCGGTGAAGATGTCGTGGAGACCGTGCGCGAACACGGCGGCGAACTCGCCGTCTCTGACCTCGAATCCTACCGTCCGGAGTGGACCGACCCAATCAGCACCGAGTACGGCGGCCTGGAAGTCCTCGAACACCCCCCGAACGGCCAGGGAACGGTCGCGCTCGAAGCGCTCAACGTCGCGAGCGAGTTCGACCTCCCCGACGACCCGACGAACCCCGACCGCCTCCACCACCTCATCGAGGCCGTCAAGATAGCGTTCGCGGACGGCCACGAGCACATCACCGACCCCGACAACTACGACGTTCCGCTGGAGACGATGCTCTCCCGGGAGTACGCGGCGGAGCGAGCCGGCGAAATCGGCCACCGCGCGAGCGTCCGCGAAGCGAAGGCGGGCGACCACGCCGACACCGTCTACCTCACCGTCGTGGACGGCGACGGCAACGCCGTCTCGTTCATCAACTCCATCTACATGAACTTCGGGAGCGCGCTCACCACGGGCGGATTCGCGCTCCAGAACCGCGGCCACTCGTTCAGCCTCGACCCCGACCACGCGAACAGCCTCGAACCCGGCAAGCGCCCGTTCCACACCATCATCCCCGCGATGCTCCGCGAGGACGGCGAGTTCCGCGCGTCCTGGGGCGTGATGGGAGGCTCGATGCAGCCGCAGGGCCACCTCCAGGTCGTCGCGAACCTCGACGCGAGCATGAACCCGCAGACGGCGCTCGACGCGCCCCGGTTCCGGTGGCTGGAGAACAATCAGGTCGCCCTCGAAACGAACCGGATTCCCGAGGCGGTGGTGACCGACCTCGAAGGCCGCGGCCACCGCGTCATCGAGGAGGACGAGTTCTTCGAGGCGGGCGGCCACTGGGGCGGCGGACAGGTCGTCTGGCGGGACGACGACGGCACGCTCGTCGGCGGGTCGGATCCGAGAAAGGACGGGCAGGCGGTCGGGTTCTAACCCCGACAGGCCGAGTTCGCGACCCAGAACCACGTGCTGGATTTCGCTCGTTCCCTCGCAAGCCCTCGCTCACTCCGTTCGCTCGCCCTTGCAGAGTCCACCAGGTCAGAGGCCGAGTTCGCGACCCAGAACCACGTGCTGGATTTCGCTCGTTCCTTCCCCAATCTCCATGAGTTTGGCGTCGCGGTAGAAGCGCTGGGGGGCGAAGTCGGTGGTGTAGCCGTAGCCGCCGAGGGTCTGGACGGCGTCCTCGGCGTTCTTCCGCGCGGCCTCGGACGCGTCGAGTTTCGCGAGCGCGGACTCCGTGCTCACGCTGTTGCCCTTGTCGTACTCGGTCGCGGCCTTGTGCGTGAGGAGGCGGGCGCGTTCGGTGCGGCGGTACATGTTCACGATTTTGTCGCGGATGGCGTCGAACTTCGAAATCGGCTTGCCGAACTGCTCGCGCTCCTGCGCGTAGGAGTGCGCGGCCTGGTACGCGCCTTCGGCGAGGCCGGTGGAGAGCGCGGCGATGGAGATACGGCCGCCGTCGAGCGTCTTCATCGTCTGCTTCCACCCCTCGCCTTCCTCGCCGAGCAGTCGGTCGTCGGGAACGTAGAGGTCGTCGAGGAGGATTTCGCAGGTCGGAGAGGCGTTGAGCCCCATCTTCTCCCACTCGGTCGTGACCTCGAACCCGTCGTCCTCGTCGGGGTCGACGATGAACGTGGAGATGCCGTCGTAGCCCGCCCCGGGATCCGTCACGGCCTTCACGAGCACCGACCCGGCGACCGAGGCGTTCGTGATGAACTGCTTCGTTCCGTTGAGAACGTAGCCGTCACCGTCGCGTTCGGCGGTGGTGTCCATGTCGCTCGCGTCGCTCCCGCTTCCGGGTTCGGTGAGCGCCCACGACCCGAGGTAGTCGCCCTCCGCGAGCGGGCGGAGCCAGCGCTCCTTCTGCTCGTCGGTGCCGAACAGCTCGATGGGCTTCGATGCGAGGCTGGTGTGCGCGACGTAGGACAATCCGATAGAGCCGGAGACGCGGCCGAGCTCCTCTGCGACGAGCGAATACGTGAGGTAGTCCGCACCCAATCCCCCATAGTCCTCGGAGACGGGAACGCCGAGCATGTCGAGGTCGGCGAGCGCGTCGAATATCTCCGCGGGGAAGCGGTGCTCGTCCTCGATGTCTTGTGCGATGGGTTCGATTTCCTCCTCGCAGAACTCGCGGACGGTGTCCCGAATCATCCGGTGTTCGTCGGGGATGCTGAAATCCATGTGTCAAAATTTGCCAGCAGGAGTATAAACACACCGGACAGTCGGGCGAGGCGGGAAGCATATGGGCAACGCGGGCCAGGTAGGGATATGAGCGTTCGGCGGTTCGTCCGCGGCACGGTTTCCTGGAACCGGCTGGAATCGCTCGCCCGCGAGCTGGGCGAGCGCTACGGCGAACCGCAGGTTCGCGTGGAGTTCCTGAACGCCGAGAACTGGTTCTCGACGCCGTTCGTGGTCAACGACGAGTACTTCGTGAAGGTTGTGACGCCCCAGAACGCGACCGTGCACGCGCTATTCACGGGAATGCGGAACCTCGGCGTGTTCTCCTCGGGCACGGAGGGCTTTTTCGAGCAGTTCGAGGACGCGTACGCGATGGCCGCCTACGAGTACGACGCCGCAGAACGCATGCGGGAGTCGGGCCTGAACGTCCCGGAGCCCGTGGACGTGTTCGAGTTCGACGGACTCGGCGTGCTCGTCCTCGAATACCTCCCCGAGTTCACGCCGCTCGACGACCTCCCCGAGGC is drawn from Salarchaeum sp. JOR-1 and contains these coding sequences:
- a CDS encoding aldo/keto reductase; amino-acid sequence: MEYTTLGDTGMDVSRICLGCMSFGTPEWREWVLDEEESREIIERAIDLGINFFDTANMYSNGESERVLGDVLSEYDRDSQVVATKAFFQMDDDNPNAGGLSRKAVEQELSNSLDRLGMDTVDLYQIHRWDYDTPIEQTLRALDDAVRRGDARYVGASSMWTHQFADALHTSDALDLERFATMQNHYNLAYREEEREMLPYTQKKGVGVLPWSPLARGFLTRPHEDIDATTRGETEEHMYEHPYREGGGLEINERVEELAAEKGVTMAQISLAWVLHKDWVDAPIVGTTSVEHLEDAVEALDIKLSDSDIDYLEEPYQPVPVSGHQ
- the ggt gene encoding gamma-glutamyltransferase, with translation MEFEYPWAFESRRSAVHARNGMVATSHPVAAQAGLSVLQDGGNAADAAVATAAVLNVVEPNMTGVGGDAFALTQFGDEYQALNASGPAPAAADVETYRERTDATDESGDPAMPEDGGLPVTVPGALAGWDALAERYGTRSLAALLGPAVEYAREGVPVSEFVARQFAQAAPRIRAYDETADTFLDEEGEPYEAGDTLRNPAFADTLERIQDEGIDALYGGPIGEDVVETVREHGGELAVSDLESYRPEWTDPISTEYGGLEVLEHPPNGQGTVALEALNVASEFDLPDDPTNPDRLHHLIEAVKIAFADGHEHITDPDNYDVPLETMLSREYAAERAGEIGHRASVREAKAGDHADTVYLTVVDGDGNAVSFINSIYMNFGSALTTGGFALQNRGHSFSLDPDHANSLEPGKRPFHTIIPAMLREDGEFRASWGVMGGSMQPQGHLQVVANLDASMNPQTALDAPRFRWLENNQVALETNRIPEAVVTDLEGRGHRVIEEDEFFEAGGHWGGGQVVWRDDDGTLVGGSDPRKDGQAVGF
- a CDS encoding acyl-CoA dehydrogenase family protein, which gives rise to MDFSIPDEHRMIRDTVREFCEEEIEPIAQDIEDEHRFPAEIFDALADLDMLGVPVSEDYGGLGADYLTYSLVAEELGRVSGSIGLSYVAHTSLASKPIELFGTDEQKERWLRPLAEGDYLGSWALTEPGSGSDASDMDTTAERDGDGYVLNGTKQFITNASVAGSVLVKAVTDPGAGYDGISTFIVDPDEDDGFEVTTEWEKMGLNASPTCEILLDDLYVPDDRLLGEEGEGWKQTMKTLDGGRISIAALSTGLAEGAYQAAHSYAQEREQFGKPISKFDAIRDKIVNMYRRTERARLLTHKAATEYDKGNSVSTESALAKLDASEAARKNAEDAVQTLGGYGYTTDFAPQRFYRDAKLMEIGEGTSEIQHVVLGRELGL
- a CDS encoding RIO1 family regulatory kinase/ATPase — translated: MSVRRFVRGTVSWNRLESLARELGERYGEPQVRVEFLNAENWFSTPFVVNDEYFVKVVTPQNATVHALFTGMRNLGVFSSGTEGFFEQFEDAYAMAAYEYDAAERMRESGLNVPEPVDVFEFDGLGVLVLEYLPEFTPLDDLPEADIEAYAPELFAGLRAMHDCGIAHGDLRGENVLVSDGELYFIDATNVREGREAAARAYDLACALAVLEPLVGATVAVAAAREHYDASDLLDAWEFLDFVNIRPDHDFDAGALKGEIEAAAE